CCACAGAGCTCGCCCTGATCGTCCATGACGAGGGCGTCGGCGACGTCCCGCGCCCGCATCAGGTGAGCTGCCGCTTCGATCGAGGTGCGGGCATCGACCATGAGCGGATCAGTGTCCATCACGTCTCGAACCTTCTGAGCCATCGCCGTTTCCATCCCGAGGTGGTTTGCTCACACCGACACGCAAGAGCTTCCCCTACCGCGCGCGGGTAAACAGTCCGGCCGAAGAAATCTGGCTCTCGGAGCGGATCCGTGGGTTAGTGGCGGCCTGGGAGGTGGGGGGTGTGGCCTCCGAGGGCGAGCATGGCGAGGGCGATGAGGGGTTCGGGGCCGTGGAAGCCGAAGGCGATGCGGGTGAGGAGCCGGATCTTGGTGTTGGTCGACTCGATCAACCCGTTGGAGAGCCCCGAGTCGAGCGCCGCGTGGATCGCGGCTCGGTGTTTGACGATGCGGCGCTGCAGGCGGACGAACGCTGGGAGCCGGGAGCGGCGGGCCCATGAGATCCAGCGGTCGAGAGCGATCTTGCCTTGTTTGCCTTTGACGGCGAAGACGTAGCGCAGTGCCTCTTTGAGCAGGTAGGCGCGCCACAGCCGGGGGTCGGTCTTGGCGATCCAGTCGAGCTGCTGGTGTTGCCGTGGGGTCAGGTTGTCGGGGTTCTTCCAGAGGGCGTAGCGGGCTCGTTTGATCGTGCGGGCTTGGCCGGTCGCCATCTCGTGTCGGCCGGTCGTGGCGTTCGTGCGACGGCGGCCGGATGCTTCGTTCCACACTCGTCGCCGTTCGACGTCGAGCGCTTCGGTTACCCAGGCCACGACGTGGAACGGATCCGCGCAGCGGATCGCGTTCGGTGCTCGCTGGGCGACGACCCGGGCGATCCAGTCGGCCATGTCCGCCGACACATGGGTGATCTGTGCAGCCCGCTCCGCGCCGAGTGCGTCGAAGAACCGGTGCAGGGTGGCGTCGTCCCTGCCCGGCGCGGCCCACACCAGGCGGCCGGTGTCGTGGTCGACCACCACGGTCAGATAGCGGTGGCCCCGCTTGTAGGAGATCTCGTCGATCCCGACCCGGGCCAGGCCCTCGAACCGGTCGACCGAGGCATCGATGTCCGCGCTGACCCGGGCCACGATCGCGCCGACGGTCCGCCACGCGATGCGCAGCAGTTCCACCACTGCAGTCTTCGAGACGTGCACCGCCAGCCAAGCCGCCTGGTCGTCGAAGTCCCGAGTGTGACCCGCGCCGTGCCGGGCCCAAGGGACCTGCGCCACGGTCGGGCCGTGCTCGCGACAACGCACCCGGGGCGCCTCGGCCTCCAAGAACACCTTCGTTGACCCAAGATCCAGCGCACGCCATCGGCGCCGTCCCTCCCCCCGATCGAACCTCGGTGAGCGGCGACCACAGCGCCCGCACCGGCCCCGAGCCCTCGCCGCCGGCCGCACCCACACAACCACCGCCTCCGCGTCGTCGTCGAAGTCGACGCCCTCGACCACCGTGCGCGTGAGCCCACACGCACGCTGCCATACGCTCCGGATGCGCACCCCGTTCTGCCTCCCGATTCGGACCTTCAGACAGCCCGGAACGTAGGAAGCAAACGGGGTGCGCCCGCGGATAGCCGCTCAACTGACCCACGGATCAGTCAGTTGAGCCA
The genomic region above belongs to Acidimicrobiales bacterium and contains:
- a CDS encoding ISL3 family transposase is translated as MRIRSVWQRACGLTRTVVEGVDFDDDAEAVVVWVRPAARARGRCGRCGRRSPRFDRGEGRRRWRALDLGSTKVFLEAEAPRVRCREHGPTVAQVPWARHGAGHTRDFDDQAAWLAVHVSKTAVVELLRIAWRTVGAIVARVSADIDASVDRFEGLARVGIDEISYKRGHRYLTVVVDHDTGRLVWAAPGRDDATLHRFFDALGAERAAQITHVSADMADWIARVVAQRAPNAIRCADPFHVVAWVTEALDVERRRVWNEASGRRRTNATTGRHEMATGQARTIKRARYALWKNPDNLTPRQHQQLDWIAKTDPRLWRAYLLKEALRYVFAVKGKQGKIALDRWISWARRSRLPAFVRLQRRIVKHRAAIHAALDSGLSNGLIESTNTKIRLLTRIAFGFHGPEPLIALAMLALGGHTPHLPGRH